In Dermacentor albipictus isolate Rhodes 1998 colony chromosome 6, USDA_Dalb.pri_finalv2, whole genome shotgun sequence, the following proteins share a genomic window:
- the LOC135905010 gene encoding zinc finger protein 782-like: protein MKTHLHTHTGKKPFQCHLCPQSFSYKCSLKNHLRRHTGEKPFQCPSCPQSFYQRSAVKSHIRTHTGEQAFQCTSCPRSFSQKSNLKVHLRTHTGEKPFQCHSCLHSFSRKTDVKSHMRTHTGEKPFQCPSCPRSFSQKSNLKVHLRTHTGEKPFQCPSCLHSFSRKTEVKSHMRTHTGEKPFAKCKKPSASKSPTV, encoded by the coding sequence ATGAAAAcccacctgcacacccacacaggcaAGAAACCATTTCAATGCCATttatgccctcaaagcttctcctataagtgcagcttgaaaaaccACTTGCGCAGACACActggtgagaagccatttcagtgcccttcatgccctcagagcttctatCAAAGGAGCGCAGTGAAAAGCCACATACGCACCCACACTGGTGAGCAGGCATTTCAGTGCACTTCAtgccctcggagcttctcacaaaagtccaacctgaaagtccacctgcgcacgcacacaggcgagaagccatttcagtgccattCATGCCTTCACAGCTTCTCGCGAAAGACCGACGTGAAAAGCCAcatgcgcacccacacaggcgagaagccatttcaatgcccttcatgccctcggagcttctcacaaaagtccaacctgaaagtccacctgcgcacgcacacaggcgagaagccatttcagtgcccttcatgccttcaCAGCTTCTCGCGAAAGACCGAAGTGAAAAGCCAcatgcgcacccacacaggtgagaagccatttgcCAAGTGCAAGAAGCCAAGTGCAAGTAAATCACCCACAGTGTGA